The following coding sequences lie in one Streptomyces sp. NBC_00510 genomic window:
- a CDS encoding 16S rRNA (uracil(1498)-N(3))-methyltransferase — MTAPVFVVEPGALGPDRITLSGPEGRHAVSVRRLRVGEEIVLTDGLGRGAYGTVAAVDGKDTLEVAVADVREEAEPRPRITVVQALPKGDRGELAVETMTEVGVDAVVPWAAARCITQWKGERGAKSLAKWRSTAREAAKQARRLRFPEVAELMTTRHLAGLLSGAAFAAVLHEEGSEPLAAAPLPPEGDIVLVVGPEGGVSPEELDAFAAAGAKPYRLGASVLRTSTAGVAATALLLGRTGRWG; from the coding sequence GTGACCGCACCCGTCTTCGTCGTCGAACCCGGAGCGCTGGGCCCGGACCGCATCACGCTCTCCGGCCCCGAGGGGCGGCACGCGGTGTCGGTACGCCGGCTGCGGGTCGGCGAGGAGATCGTGCTCACCGACGGCCTGGGACGCGGCGCGTACGGCACGGTGGCGGCCGTCGACGGCAAGGACACGCTCGAGGTCGCCGTCGCCGACGTCCGCGAGGAGGCCGAGCCCCGCCCGCGGATCACCGTCGTCCAGGCGCTGCCCAAGGGCGACCGCGGGGAACTCGCCGTCGAGACCATGACCGAGGTCGGCGTCGACGCGGTCGTGCCGTGGGCCGCCGCGCGCTGCATCACCCAGTGGAAGGGCGAGCGCGGCGCCAAGTCCCTGGCCAAATGGCGTTCCACCGCCCGCGAGGCCGCCAAGCAGGCCCGGCGCCTGAGGTTCCCCGAGGTCGCCGAGTTGATGACGACCCGTCATCTCGCCGGACTGCTGTCCGGTGCGGCGTTCGCCGCGGTCCTCCACGAGGAGGGCTCCGAGCCGCTCGCCGCGGCCCCGCTGCCGCCCGAGGGCGACATCGTGCTCGTCGTCGGTCCCGAGGGCGGGGTCTCCCCGGAGGAGCTCGACGCCTTCGCCGCGGCCGGCGCCAAGCCGTACCGACTCGGCGCCAGTGTCCTGCGCACCTCCACCGCCGGCGTCGCCGCGACCGCCCTCCTGCTCGGCCGCACCGGGCGCTGGGGCTGA
- a CDS encoding PDZ domain-containing protein codes for MTQPQPSHPAYLRFPHLHGDLITFTAEDDVWAAPLDGAGRAWRVSADNMPVGHPRFSPDGALIAWTSTRDGAPEVHVAATDGGPSKRLTYWGSGRTSVRGWTPGGDVLAISTSGQASLRRSWARAIPVDGGPASTLPYGPVGDVAHGPDGAVLLLSATMGREAAAWKRYRGGTAGKLWIDRTGDGEFERIHTDLDGNLECAMWVGERIAFLSDHEGVGALYSSLPDGSELRRHTSVEDGGFYARQAATDGTRVVYTSTGRLFLLDDLDGAQARPVEVRLGGQRADLQPHPVHAAHHLGDARPDHTGRGSAVEIRGTTHWVTHRGGPARALSAEQGVRTRLPRVFGGEGDQQVVWVTDAEGEDALEIAPAAGSGTAAPRRLAAGRLGRVLSMSVSPDGHRIAVASHDGRVLLVEAQTGEVRTVVEGEHGHASGLAFSPDSAWLAWSHAGPDPLRQLKLASTADLTVVDATPLRFRDFSPAFTADGKHLAFLSERSFDPVYDEHVFDLAFLGSCRPHLITLAATTPSPFGPQRHGRPVDSSSEDKDGDDRGQDEGKKDSRKEDGEDRHRTPVTKVDAEGLADRIVPFPVEAARYSTLRAAKDGVLWLRHPVRGVLGASLASPDAEPPSTALERYDLKQLRVEDIADDADDYAVSGDGNKVLVTSGHRLRVAAADHKSAPSDDETDSNVTVDLSRVRVTVDPQAEWRQMYDESHRLMRDNFWRADMGGVDWDGVRERYRPVLDRVATHDDLVDLLWEVAGELGTSHAYVSPPGGRGDALNRQGLLGADLARDADGVWRVERVLPSETSDPRAGSPLAAPGAAVRAGDAILAVDGRPVDPLAGPGPLLLGTVRKPVELTVGPADGGAVRHVVVVPIGDEEPLRYHDWVAGRRAYVRELSGGRLGYLHVPDMVGSGWAQIHRDLRVEVTREGLVVDVRENRGGHTSQLVVEKLARRIVGWDLPRGLPAFSYPLDAPRGPVVAVANEFSGSDGDIVNAAIKALGIGPVVGTRTWGGVIGIDSRYHLVDGTLVTQPKYATWLEGVGWDVENHGVDPDVEVVHTPQDWAAGRDPQLDEAVRIALEALEANPARTAPPLP; via the coding sequence GTGACGCAGCCGCAGCCTTCGCACCCCGCGTACCTCCGCTTCCCGCACCTGCACGGTGACCTGATCACCTTCACCGCCGAGGACGACGTCTGGGCCGCCCCGCTGGACGGCGCCGGCCGGGCCTGGCGGGTCAGCGCGGACAACATGCCCGTCGGCCATCCGCGGTTCTCGCCCGACGGGGCGCTCATCGCGTGGACCTCCACGCGGGACGGCGCACCCGAGGTGCACGTCGCGGCCACCGACGGCGGGCCGTCGAAACGCCTGACGTACTGGGGCAGCGGCCGCACCTCCGTGCGCGGCTGGACGCCCGGCGGCGACGTACTGGCCATCAGCACGTCCGGGCAGGCGTCGCTGCGCCGCAGCTGGGCGCGGGCGATCCCGGTCGACGGCGGTCCCGCGTCGACGCTGCCGTACGGGCCGGTCGGCGACGTCGCCCACGGGCCGGACGGGGCCGTGCTGCTGCTGTCGGCCACGATGGGCCGCGAGGCCGCGGCCTGGAAGCGCTACCGGGGCGGCACCGCGGGCAAGCTGTGGATCGACCGCACCGGCGACGGGGAGTTCGAGCGGATCCACACGGACCTGGACGGCAACCTGGAGTGCGCGATGTGGGTGGGGGAGAGGATCGCCTTCCTCTCCGACCACGAGGGCGTCGGCGCGCTCTACTCCAGCCTCCCCGACGGCAGCGAACTGCGCCGCCACACCTCTGTGGAGGACGGCGGCTTCTACGCGCGGCAGGCCGCCACCGACGGCACCCGCGTCGTCTACACCAGCACCGGCCGGCTGTTCCTGCTGGACGACCTCGACGGCGCGCAGGCCCGTCCGGTCGAGGTACGCCTCGGCGGCCAGCGTGCCGACCTGCAGCCGCACCCGGTCCACGCGGCCCACCACCTCGGCGACGCCCGGCCCGACCACACCGGCCGCGGCAGCGCGGTGGAGATCCGCGGCACCACGCACTGGGTCACCCACCGCGGCGGCCCGGCGCGGGCGTTGTCCGCCGAGCAAGGGGTGCGCACGAGGCTGCCGCGGGTGTTCGGCGGCGAGGGCGACCAGCAGGTCGTCTGGGTCACCGACGCCGAGGGCGAGGACGCGCTGGAGATCGCCCCCGCGGCGGGCTCCGGGACGGCCGCGCCCCGCCGGCTGGCCGCGGGGCGGCTCGGCCGGGTCCTGTCCATGAGCGTCTCCCCGGACGGCCACCGGATCGCCGTCGCCTCGCACGACGGCCGGGTGCTGCTCGTCGAGGCCCAGACCGGCGAGGTCCGCACCGTCGTCGAGGGTGAGCACGGCCACGCGAGCGGCCTCGCCTTCTCGCCGGACTCGGCCTGGCTCGCCTGGTCGCACGCCGGACCCGATCCGCTGCGCCAGCTCAAGCTCGCCTCGACCGCCGACCTCACCGTCGTCGACGCGACCCCGCTGCGCTTCCGGGACTTCTCGCCCGCCTTCACCGCCGACGGCAAGCACCTGGCGTTCCTGTCCGAGCGCTCCTTCGACCCGGTCTACGACGAGCACGTCTTCGACCTCGCCTTCCTCGGTTCCTGCCGTCCCCACCTGATCACGCTCGCCGCCACCACGCCCTCGCCCTTCGGCCCGCAGCGCCACGGGCGGCCGGTCGACTCCTCGTCCGAGGACAAGGACGGCGACGACCGCGGCCAGGACGAGGGCAAGAAGGACTCCCGCAAGGAGGACGGCGAGGACCGGCACCGCACCCCCGTCACCAAGGTGGACGCCGAGGGCCTGGCCGACCGCATCGTGCCCTTCCCGGTGGAGGCGGCCCGCTACTCCACGCTGCGCGCGGCCAAGGACGGCGTCCTGTGGCTCCGGCACCCCGTGCGCGGCGTCCTGGGCGCGAGCCTGGCCTCGCCCGATGCCGAGCCGCCGTCCACCGCGCTGGAGCGGTACGACCTCAAGCAGCTGCGCGTGGAGGACATCGCCGACGACGCCGACGACTACGCCGTCAGCGGGGACGGCAACAAGGTGCTGGTGACGTCCGGTCACCGGCTGCGGGTGGCCGCGGCCGACCACAAGTCGGCGCCGTCCGACGACGAGACCGACAGCAACGTGACCGTCGACCTCTCCCGGGTCCGCGTCACCGTGGACCCGCAGGCCGAGTGGCGCCAGATGTACGACGAGTCGCACCGCCTGATGCGGGACAACTTCTGGCGCGCCGACATGGGCGGCGTCGACTGGGACGGCGTGCGCGAGCGCTACCGGCCCGTCCTGGACCGGGTCGCCACCCATGACGACCTCGTCGACCTGCTCTGGGAGGTGGCGGGCGAGCTCGGCACCTCGCACGCCTACGTCTCCCCGCCCGGCGGCCGCGGTGACGCGCTGAACCGCCAGGGCCTGCTCGGCGCGGACCTCGCCCGCGACGCGGACGGCGTGTGGCGCGTGGAGCGGGTGCTGCCCTCGGAGACCTCCGACCCCCGGGCCGGCTCCCCGCTGGCAGCGCCGGGCGCCGCGGTCCGCGCCGGCGACGCGATCCTCGCGGTGGACGGACGGCCCGTGGACCCGCTGGCCGGCCCCGGCCCGCTGCTCCTCGGCACCGTGCGCAAGCCGGTGGAGCTCACCGTCGGCCCGGCCGACGGCGGGGCGGTGCGCCATGTCGTCGTCGTGCCCATCGGCGACGAGGAGCCGCTGCGCTACCACGACTGGGTGGCCGGGCGCCGGGCGTACGTGCGCGAGCTGTCCGGCGGACGGCTGGGGTACCTGCACGTCCCCGACATGGTCGGCTCCGGCTGGGCCCAGATCCACCGCGACCTGCGCGTGGAGGTCACCCGGGAGGGTCTGGTCGTGGACGTGCGGGAGAACCGCGGCGGCCACACCTCCCAACTGGTCGTGGAGAAGCTGGCGCGGCGGATCGTGGGCTGGGACCTGCCGCGCGGGCTGCCCGCCTTCAGCTACCCGCTGGACGCGCCGCGCGGGCCCGTCGTGGCCGTCGCCAACGAGTTCTCCGGCTCGGACGGCGACATCGTCAACGCGGCGATCAAGGCGCTGGGCATCGGGCCCGTGGTGGGCACCAGGACCTGGGGCGGCGTCATCGGCATCGACTCCCGCTACCACCTGGTCGACGGGACGCTGGTCACCCAGCCGAAGTACGCCACGTGGCTGGAGGGCGTGGGCTGGGACGTGGAGAACCACGGCGTCGACCCGGACGTGGAGGTCGTCCACACCCCGCAGGACTGGGCCGCCGGGCGCGACCCGCAGCTGGACGAGGCCGTCCGCATCGCCCTGGAGGCGCTGGAGGCCAACCCGGCCCGTACCGCGCCCCCGTTGCCGTAG
- a CDS encoding histidine triad nucleotide-binding protein produces the protein MAGEPQADCLFCKIVAGSIPATVVRETETTVAFRDINPQAPTHVLVIPKAHYPDAASLAAQAPQLAADVLREAGEVAAGDKVDGTGYRVVFNTGAGAGQTVFHAHAHVLGGRGLEWPPG, from the coding sequence GTGGCGGGAGAACCGCAGGCGGACTGCCTGTTCTGCAAGATCGTCGCGGGGAGCATCCCCGCGACCGTCGTGCGGGAGACCGAGACGACGGTCGCGTTCCGCGACATAAACCCCCAGGCACCGACGCACGTCCTGGTCATCCCCAAGGCGCACTACCCGGACGCCGCCTCGCTGGCCGCCCAGGCGCCCCAGCTCGCCGCGGACGTGCTGCGGGAGGCGGGCGAGGTCGCGGCCGGGGACAAGGTGGACGGCACCGGCTACCGGGTCGTCTTCAACACCGGCGCAGGGGCGGGCCAGACCGTCTTCCACGCGCACGCCCACGTGCTGGGCGGCCGTGGCCTCGAGTGGCCTCCCGGATAA
- a CDS encoding ribonuclease Z, with translation MSARELVVLGTASQVPTRHRNHNGYFLRWDAEGILFDPGEGTQRQMLRAGVAAHDLTRLCVSHFHGDHSLGLAGVIQRINLDRVPHPITAHYPESGRRFFDRLRYATAYRETVRLREEPVAGEAAVLVDSEAFLLEARRLSHPVEAYGYRLVEPDGRRMLPERLAAHGITGPVVGRLQREGEVDGVTLAEVSETRPGQRFAFVMDTRLCDAVYALADGCDLLVIESTFLDEDAALAEEHGHLTAGQAARVAAESGVRHLVLTHFSQRYTDPADFERQARDAGFQGELTVAQDLGRVAVPKRRQT, from the coding sequence GTGTCCGCACGTGAATTGGTCGTGCTCGGCACGGCCAGCCAGGTCCCGACCCGGCACCGCAACCACAACGGCTACTTCCTGCGCTGGGACGCCGAGGGCATCCTCTTCGACCCGGGGGAGGGCACCCAGCGTCAGATGCTGCGGGCCGGTGTGGCGGCGCACGACCTCACCAGGCTGTGCGTGAGCCACTTCCACGGGGACCACAGCCTGGGCCTGGCCGGGGTGATCCAGCGGATCAACCTCGACCGGGTGCCGCACCCGATCACCGCCCACTACCCCGAGTCGGGCAGGCGGTTCTTCGACCGGCTGCGGTACGCCACCGCCTACCGCGAGACCGTGCGGCTGCGCGAGGAACCGGTGGCGGGCGAGGCCGCGGTGCTGGTCGACTCCGAGGCCTTCCTGCTGGAGGCGCGCCGGCTGTCGCACCCGGTGGAGGCGTACGGCTACCGGCTGGTCGAGCCCGACGGGCGCCGCATGCTGCCGGAGCGCCTGGCCGCGCACGGCATCACCGGCCCGGTGGTGGGCCGGCTGCAGCGCGAGGGCGAGGTGGACGGGGTGACGCTCGCCGAGGTGAGCGAGACGCGCCCGGGTCAGCGCTTCGCCTTCGTGATGGACACCCGGCTGTGCGACGCGGTGTACGCCCTCGCCGACGGCTGCGACCTGCTCGTCATCGAGTCGACCTTCCTGGACGAGGACGCCGCGCTGGCCGAGGAGCACGGCCACCTGACGGCCGGCCAGGCAGCCCGGGTGGCGGCCGAATCGGGCGTGCGCCACCTGGTGCTCACGCACTTCTCGCAGCGCTACACCGACCCGGCGGACTTCGAGCGCCAGGCCCGGGACGCGGGTTTCCAGGGTGAGCTGACGGTCGCCCAGGACCTCGGCCGGGTCGCCGTGCCGAAGCGCCGCCAGACCTAG
- a CDS encoding adenosine deaminase, whose product MSIPKAELHLHIEGTLEPELAFALAERNGADLPYASTEELRQAYSFSDLQSFLDLYYALMAVLRTEQDFADLADAYLARAAAQGVRHAEVFFDPQAHTARGVPIGTVVEGLARALDGSRERHGVSTRLIMCFLRDESAESALETFEAARPHLHRISAVGLDSAEVGHPPSKFRAVYEAAAAAGLRRVAHAGEEGPPAYVWEALDVLGVDRIDHGIRSMEDPELVARLVRDQVPLTVCPLSNVRLRCVDTLADHPLPAMLDAGLLVTLNSDDPAYFGGYAGDTFDAVAGALPLGEDALRGLARNSFLAAFLDDDEELRARYLAEVDAHTF is encoded by the coding sequence GTGAGCATCCCGAAGGCCGAACTCCATCTGCACATCGAAGGCACCCTCGAACCCGAGCTCGCCTTCGCCCTCGCCGAGCGCAACGGGGCCGACCTGCCCTACGCCTCGACCGAGGAGCTGCGGCAGGCCTACTCCTTCAGCGACCTGCAGTCCTTCCTGGACCTGTACTACGCGCTCATGGCCGTGCTCCGCACCGAGCAGGACTTCGCGGACCTCGCCGACGCCTACCTCGCCCGGGCCGCCGCGCAGGGCGTGCGGCACGCCGAGGTCTTCTTCGACCCGCAGGCGCACACCGCGCGGGGCGTCCCGATCGGCACCGTCGTCGAGGGCCTGGCGCGGGCCCTGGACGGCAGCCGGGAGCGGCACGGCGTCAGCACGCGGCTGATCATGTGCTTCCTGCGGGACGAGTCGGCCGAGTCCGCGCTGGAGACCTTCGAGGCCGCCCGGCCCCACCTGCACCGGATCAGCGCCGTCGGCCTGGACTCCGCCGAGGTCGGCCACCCGCCGTCGAAGTTCCGCGCGGTCTACGAGGCCGCCGCCGCGGCGGGCCTGCGCCGGGTCGCGCACGCGGGCGAGGAGGGCCCGCCGGCGTACGTGTGGGAGGCGCTGGACGTGCTCGGCGTCGACCGGATCGACCACGGCATCCGCAGCATGGAGGACCCGGAGCTGGTGGCCCGGCTGGTCCGCGACCAGGTGCCGCTGACCGTCTGCCCGCTGTCCAACGTGCGGTTGCGCTGCGTGGACACCCTCGCCGACCATCCGCTGCCCGCCATGCTCGACGCCGGGCTGCTGGTCACCCTGAACTCCGACGACCCCGCCTACTTCGGCGGCTACGCGGGCGACACCTTCGACGCCGTGGCCGGTGCGCTCCCGCTCGGCGAGGACGCCCTGCGCGGGCTCGCCCGCAACTCCTTCCTGGCCGCCTTCCTCGACGACGACGAGGAACTGCGCGCCCGGTACCTCGCCGAGGTGGACGCCCACACGTTCTGA